A genome region from Streptomyces sp. NBC_01296 includes the following:
- a CDS encoding DUF397 domain-containing protein — protein MHELAWFKSSYSDGSEGDSCIEVAWVKSSYSSGSEGDSCVEVGWAKSSHSSSSDINDCVEVAASPEAVRVRDSKVLDGPQLALTPQAWAGFVSYARQA, from the coding sequence ATGCACGAGTTGGCCTGGTTCAAGAGCAGCTACAGCGATGGCAGCGAAGGCGACTCCTGCATCGAAGTGGCGTGGGTCAAGAGCAGCTACAGCAGTGGCTCTGAGGGTGACTCTTGCGTTGAGGTGGGGTGGGCCAAGAGCAGCCACAGCAGTAGTAGCGACATCAACGACTGCGTCGAGGTGGCGGCCAGCCCAGAGGCCGTTCGCGTCCGGGATTCCAAGGTCCTCGACGGGCCCCAGCTGGCGCTCACGCCCCAGGCCTGGGCCGGCTTCGTCTCGTACGCGCGCCAGGCCTAG
- a CDS encoding type II toxin-antitoxin system VapB family antitoxin, whose product MSRTVIDLDDELVADVAKALGTSTKKETVNTALREVLENRRRALALTRLRATADQGAFDLELFEDKRNYRR is encoded by the coding sequence ATGAGCCGGACCGTCATCGACCTGGACGACGAGTTGGTCGCCGATGTGGCAAAGGCCCTGGGGACCAGCACCAAGAAGGAAACGGTCAACACGGCGCTGCGCGAAGTGCTGGAGAACCGGCGACGAGCGCTGGCCCTCACCCGGCTCCGGGCCACCGCCGATCAGGGTGCCTTCGACCTGGAGCTGTTCGAGGACAAGAGGAACTACCGGCGGTGA
- a CDS encoding TOBE domain-containing protein: MSLSIRNQIAGTVTAVTTGEAMATVKVRLEGGQDITAAITADAVKDLGIAEGSAVKALVKATEVALATAAVDGISIRNQLAGTVSDVATGGAMASVKVDVNGGGLTAAITKDAVEALGLAAGSSVVALIKSTEISLATA, from the coding sequence ATGAGCCTGAGCATCCGCAACCAGATCGCCGGTACCGTCACCGCCGTCACCACCGGCGAGGCGATGGCCACGGTCAAGGTCCGTCTGGAGGGCGGTCAGGACATCACCGCCGCCATCACCGCCGACGCCGTCAAGGACCTCGGCATCGCCGAGGGCTCCGCGGTCAAGGCGCTCGTCAAGGCCACCGAGGTGGCGCTGGCCACCGCCGCCGTCGACGGCATCAGCATCCGCAACCAGCTGGCCGGCACCGTCTCCGACGTCGCCACCGGGGGCGCCATGGCCTCCGTCAAGGTGGACGTGAACGGTGGCGGGCTGACCGCCGCCATCACCAAGGACGCCGTCGAGGCCCTCGGCCTGGCTGCCGGGTCGTCCGTCGTCGCGCTGATCAAGTCCACCGAGATCTCGCTCGCGACCGCCTGA
- a CDS encoding PadR family transcriptional regulator gives MSLRHALLGLLSERPASGYDLLKRFETSLANVWPATQSQMYTELSKLADAGMISVSAEGPRGRKEYTLTDAGLAELRHWLTETKPQRNTRSDILLRVFFLGVLTPEQARGYLTELMELSEREHEALRRLDESIDWGDDPLSVHGRIALEYGLRFNAMRREWAGWAAAQIR, from the coding sequence ATGAGCCTTCGACATGCCCTTCTCGGACTCCTGTCAGAGCGCCCGGCCAGCGGATACGACCTGCTCAAGCGCTTCGAAACCTCGCTGGCCAACGTCTGGCCCGCCACCCAGAGCCAGATGTACACAGAGCTGTCCAAGCTCGCCGACGCCGGGATGATCAGCGTCTCGGCGGAAGGTCCACGCGGGCGCAAGGAGTACACCCTCACCGACGCGGGACTGGCCGAACTGCGTCACTGGCTGACCGAGACCAAGCCCCAGCGCAACACCCGCAGCGACATCCTGCTGAGGGTCTTCTTCCTCGGGGTGCTCACGCCCGAGCAGGCGCGGGGCTACCTCACCGAGCTGATGGAGCTGTCCGAGCGGGAGCACGAGGCCCTGCGCCGGCTGGACGAGTCCATCGACTGGGGCGACGACCCCCTCTCGGTCCACGGCAGGATCGCCCTGGAGTACGGCCTGCGCTTCAACGCCATGCGCCGCGAGTGGGCCGGGTGGGCGGCCGCCCAGATCCGGTAG
- a CDS encoding molybdopterin-dependent oxidoreductase, translating into MAKLMLHGDLDHPATLSVADLRDWVQHRAAVTFDCATNGPQHHVFEGALLRDVVADAGPSFDVCRRKDRSRFLLAVSGGDGHHSVLSWAELDADFGDSPVLLATRLDGEDLDEAGAQLVVPSDRCGARYVSAVTHVWFGALSPPNLGL; encoded by the coding sequence ATGGCCAAACTCATGCTGCACGGAGATCTGGACCACCCGGCGACGCTGAGCGTCGCGGACCTGCGGGACTGGGTACAGCACCGGGCCGCGGTCACGTTCGACTGCGCGACGAACGGTCCGCAGCACCATGTGTTCGAGGGCGCGCTGCTGCGCGACGTGGTCGCGGACGCCGGGCCGTCCTTCGACGTGTGCCGGCGCAAGGACCGAAGCCGCTTCCTGCTGGCGGTCAGCGGCGGGGACGGGCACCACAGCGTCCTGTCCTGGGCGGAGCTCGACGCGGACTTCGGCGACAGCCCGGTGCTGCTGGCCACCCGCCTCGACGGGGAGGACCTCGACGAGGCGGGCGCGCAGCTGGTGGTGCCGTCGGACCGGTGCGGGGCGCGCTACGTCAGCGCGGTCACGCACGTGTGGTTCGGCGCGCTGTCGCCACCGAACCTCGGGCTGTGA
- a CDS encoding PucR family transcriptional regulator, producing the protein MHVLDLLQSDNLGLTLLWGEDALLGQEVSGVTATDLEDPRRFLGPGELVLSGLVWWADGDLAKADRFVSALAEAGATALLAGEETHGRVPDELVAACRAYRVPLVAVPAQTSFRAVTEAVYLRQWGDLSRRPTRLFALPENVRSELSRLLEGGAGPAELLDRACAHLGKVACYLMTASGRTVARTPSAPAIPARRAGAIREGLSLRIESESTPYDAWQLHVPDADAAPPRVLHEIAEIFAQYRDGEARRTGTVRAAGRELAALLDAEEGPAADPGALEEALAAAGLPTGLPAGGAYRVLAATDGDALAEALAHLEDVPYAVGRSVAVLYEDQDAAVDVPGRLRSVWPLLQACGGPDADLRLGAGARASGVEGLRASIHQARFALTATDEATAVLAVEQLDTLATLLSGVPEEVRAVYASRTLGALGDGMLRETLEVFLANNCSWTRTAEALHLHVNTVHYRIERVESLTGRDLSRLDHKLDLYAALRCG; encoded by the coding sequence ATGCACGTCCTGGACCTGCTTCAGTCCGACAACCTCGGCCTCACCCTGCTCTGGGGCGAGGACGCCCTTCTCGGCCAGGAGGTCAGCGGGGTCACCGCCACCGACCTGGAGGACCCGCGCCGCTTCCTGGGTCCCGGAGAACTCGTGCTCAGCGGTCTGGTGTGGTGGGCCGACGGCGACCTGGCCAAGGCGGATCGATTCGTCTCCGCGCTCGCCGAGGCCGGGGCCACCGCCCTCCTCGCCGGCGAGGAGACCCACGGCCGGGTCCCCGACGAGCTGGTGGCCGCCTGCCGCGCCTACCGCGTACCGCTCGTGGCCGTGCCCGCGCAGACCAGCTTCCGGGCTGTCACCGAGGCGGTCTACCTGCGCCAGTGGGGCGACCTGAGCCGCCGTCCGACCCGGCTCTTCGCGCTTCCCGAAAACGTGCGCAGCGAGCTCAGCCGCCTCCTCGAAGGCGGGGCCGGACCGGCCGAGCTGCTGGACCGGGCCTGCGCCCACCTGGGCAAGGTCGCCTGCTATCTGATGACCGCCAGCGGCCGTACCGTGGCCCGCACCCCCTCCGCGCCCGCGATCCCGGCCCGGCGGGCCGGCGCGATACGCGAGGGGCTCTCGCTGCGCATCGAGTCCGAGAGCACCCCGTACGACGCCTGGCAGCTGCACGTGCCGGACGCGGACGCGGCGCCCCCGCGCGTGCTCCACGAGATCGCCGAGATCTTCGCCCAGTACCGCGACGGTGAGGCGCGCCGCACCGGCACGGTGCGCGCGGCGGGCCGGGAGCTGGCTGCACTCCTCGACGCGGAGGAGGGGCCGGCCGCGGACCCGGGCGCGCTGGAGGAGGCGCTGGCCGCGGCAGGACTCCCGACGGGCCTCCCGGCGGGGGGCGCGTACCGGGTGCTCGCGGCGACGGACGGCGACGCCCTGGCCGAGGCGCTGGCCCACCTGGAGGACGTCCCGTACGCGGTGGGGCGCTCGGTCGCGGTCCTGTACGAGGACCAGGACGCGGCGGTCGACGTCCCGGGCCGGCTCCGCTCGGTCTGGCCGCTGCTCCAGGCGTGCGGCGGCCCGGACGCGGACCTCCGGCTCGGCGCGGGTGCGCGGGCTTCGGGGGTCGAGGGACTACGCGCGTCGATCCACCAGGCCCGCTTCGCCCTGACGGCGACGGACGAGGCCACTGCGGTCCTCGCGGTGGAGCAACTGGACACCCTGGCGACCCTGTTGTCCGGGGTTCCGGAGGAGGTCCGGGCGGTCTACGCGAGCCGGACGCTGGGGGCGCTCGGGGACGGGATGCTGCGCGAGACGCTCGAGGTGTTCCTGGCCAACAACTGCTCCTGGACCCGCACGGCGGAGGCGCTGCACCTGCACGTGAACACGGTCCACTACCGGATCGAACGGGTGGAGTCCCTGACGGGCCGTGACCTGTCCCGCCTGGACCACAAGCTGGACCTCTACGCGGCGCTGCGCTGCGGCTGA
- a CDS encoding FAD binding domain-containing protein translates to MDLNTVLDVRDARRREPWRPGDAWLGGGTYLFSEPQPHIRRLVDLSRMGWPPLSWQPDGSLDIAATCTITELSRFGRTLPATAAPLIEQCCRAFLASFKIWNMATVGGNLCNGLPAGPMISLTAGLDGTVSLQGQDGSTRRMPVADFIRGAGVKDLRDGELLRSVRLPARSLECRTAFRQASLYGLGRSGALVIGTSDPQDGSFAVTVTAATTRPFRFWFALPPSAAELRAVIDDTVRPDEWFDDIHGLPDWRRHMALHLAEQIRRELTQEEVSR, encoded by the coding sequence TTGGACCTCAACACGGTGCTCGACGTGCGCGACGCACGCCGCCGCGAACCGTGGCGCCCCGGCGACGCCTGGCTCGGCGGCGGCACCTACCTCTTCTCCGAGCCCCAGCCCCACATCCGCCGCCTGGTCGACCTCTCCCGGATGGGCTGGCCACCTCTGTCCTGGCAGCCCGACGGCTCCCTCGACATCGCCGCCACCTGCACCATCACCGAGCTGTCCCGGTTCGGCCGGACCCTGCCGGCCACCGCCGCCCCGCTCATCGAGCAGTGCTGCCGCGCCTTCCTCGCCTCGTTCAAGATCTGGAACATGGCCACCGTCGGCGGCAACCTCTGCAACGGCCTCCCCGCCGGCCCGATGATCTCCCTCACCGCCGGACTCGACGGCACCGTCTCCCTCCAGGGCCAGGACGGCAGCACCCGCCGCATGCCCGTCGCCGACTTCATCCGCGGCGCCGGCGTCAAGGACCTGCGCGACGGCGAGCTGCTGCGCTCGGTCCGGCTGCCCGCCCGCTCGCTGGAGTGCCGTACGGCCTTCCGGCAGGCCTCGCTCTACGGGCTCGGGCGCTCCGGGGCCCTGGTCATCGGCACGTCCGACCCCCAGGACGGCTCCTTCGCCGTGACGGTCACCGCCGCCACCACCCGCCCCTTCCGCTTCTGGTTCGCGCTGCCGCCGTCCGCCGCCGAGCTGCGCGCGGTGATCGACGACACCGTGCGCCCCGACGAGTGGTTCGACGACATCCACGGCCTGCCCGACTGGCGGCGCCACATGGCCCTGCACCTGGCCGAGCAGATCCGCCGCGAACTCACGCAGGAGGAGGTTTCCCGATGA
- a CDS encoding TOBE domain-containing protein, whose translation MPLYSIGQAAGLLGVSAETVRRWADGGRLPARRAPDGARTVDGVTLAAFAKERAGVPQPQPQAGNGTATSVRNSFVGIVTAVRVDDVAAQVEIQSGPHRVVSVVTRESVEELGIAVGVSVTARVKSTEVYVDLP comes from the coding sequence GTGCCGTTGTACTCGATCGGGCAGGCTGCGGGCCTGCTGGGCGTGAGCGCCGAAACCGTGCGCCGCTGGGCCGACGGCGGGCGCCTGCCCGCCCGCCGAGCGCCCGACGGGGCGCGCACCGTCGACGGGGTGACGCTGGCCGCCTTCGCCAAGGAGCGGGCCGGGGTGCCGCAGCCCCAGCCGCAGGCGGGCAACGGCACGGCCACGTCCGTACGGAACTCCTTCGTCGGGATCGTCACCGCGGTGCGGGTCGACGACGTGGCGGCCCAGGTGGAGATCCAGTCGGGCCCGCACCGGGTGGTGTCCGTGGTGACGCGGGAGTCGGTCGAGGAGCTCGGGATCGCGGTCGGGGTGAGCGTCACCGCGCGGGTGAAGTCCACCGAGGTGTACGTCGACCTGCCGTGA
- a CDS encoding molybdopterin-dependent oxidoreductase, with translation MSYEIEINEQRFEDEPRAGQCLRTYLRERGWFGVKKGCDQGDCGACTVHVDGQPVHSCLYPAVRAESRSVTTVEGLAKPGGELHPAQQQFLDAQGFQCGFCTAGFLMTTSALQAEQGTAHDDGKLADLPRAFKGNICRCTGYRAIEDAVRGVKHTESPEAGQAVGKSLGAPAGPLVVTGTARYTFDVEVPGLLHMKLLRSPHPHARIVDIDIRDALQVPGVHAVFTHHDAPDRLYSSARHEHPTEDPMDTRVLDDVVRFVGQRVAAVVAISEQAAEEGCRRVVVTYEELPYVIDPEEAMLPGAPVIHPKGPESGIFRAENNVCGEVHNTLGDMEKGYAEADVVYEETFRTQRVQHASLETHGSVAYFEPKEEGDGERITVRSSTQAPFLTRRALCALYDLGEDEVRVVAGRVGGGFGGKQEMLTEDIVVLAALKLRRPVKLEFTRAEQFYGATTRHPFKITIKIGAKADGTLTALRIRVLSNTGAYGNHGPAVMFHSVGESFAVYKAPNKEVEAYSVYTNGVPAGAFRGYGLGQVLFALESVMDELAIRLGMDPLVLREKNVIGPGDHMVTPIGHEEDLFIASYGMKQCMDVVRKAIAEDRSHEDVPEGWLTGTGAAVAMIATGPPGGHFADARVSLLRDGTYDIAVGTAEFGNGTTTVHKQITAGALNTTVDRIAVRQSDTDVVRHDTGAFGSAGTVVAGKAVMLAAGSLAERLQTFAARHTGVARHLCKLEAEAFDCAGRIVTLKELYEAAYDKGKLDELAADGHWGGSPRSVAFNAQWFRLAVDPDTGEMKILRSVHAADAGKVMNPMQCRGQVEGGVAQALGATLFETVRVDERGEVTTAAFRRYRLPQYADVPRTEVHFMETSDAIGPLGAKSMSESPFNPVAPAFANALRDATGVRFTEMPVTRDIVWRKVNQRLQDLQGQNAR, from the coding sequence ATGAGCTACGAGATCGAGATCAACGAGCAGCGTTTCGAGGACGAGCCGCGCGCCGGCCAGTGCCTGCGCACGTACCTGCGCGAGCGCGGCTGGTTCGGCGTGAAGAAGGGCTGCGACCAGGGCGACTGCGGGGCCTGCACCGTCCACGTCGACGGGCAGCCGGTGCACAGCTGCCTCTACCCGGCCGTCCGCGCCGAGAGCCGCTCAGTCACCACCGTCGAGGGCCTGGCCAAGCCCGGCGGGGAGCTCCACCCGGCGCAGCAGCAGTTCCTCGACGCCCAGGGCTTCCAGTGCGGTTTCTGCACGGCCGGGTTCCTGATGACCACCTCCGCCCTCCAGGCGGAGCAGGGCACCGCCCACGACGACGGCAAGCTCGCCGACCTCCCGCGCGCCTTCAAGGGCAACATCTGCCGCTGTACGGGCTACCGCGCCATCGAGGACGCGGTGCGCGGGGTGAAGCACACCGAGTCCCCCGAGGCCGGGCAGGCCGTCGGCAAGTCCCTGGGCGCCCCCGCCGGCCCCCTCGTCGTGACCGGAACCGCCCGCTACACGTTCGACGTCGAGGTGCCCGGCCTGCTCCACATGAAGCTGCTGCGCTCCCCGCACCCGCACGCCCGCATCGTCGACATCGACATCCGGGACGCCCTCCAGGTCCCGGGCGTGCACGCCGTCTTCACCCACCACGACGCCCCCGACCGGCTGTACTCGTCCGCCCGCCACGAGCACCCCACCGAGGACCCGATGGACACCCGGGTCCTGGACGACGTGGTCCGGTTCGTCGGCCAGCGCGTGGCGGCCGTCGTCGCGATAAGCGAGCAGGCCGCCGAGGAGGGCTGCCGCCGCGTGGTCGTCACCTACGAGGAGCTCCCGTACGTGATCGACCCGGAGGAGGCGATGCTGCCGGGCGCCCCCGTCATCCATCCCAAGGGCCCCGAATCGGGGATCTTCCGCGCCGAGAACAACGTGTGCGGCGAGGTCCACAACACCCTCGGCGACATGGAGAAGGGCTACGCGGAGGCGGACGTCGTCTACGAGGAGACGTTCCGGACCCAGCGCGTGCAGCACGCCAGCCTGGAGACCCACGGCAGCGTCGCGTACTTCGAACCCAAGGAGGAGGGCGACGGCGAGCGCATCACCGTCCGCTCCTCCACCCAGGCACCGTTCCTGACCCGGCGGGCGCTGTGCGCCCTCTACGACCTGGGTGAGGACGAGGTCCGCGTCGTCGCGGGCCGCGTGGGCGGCGGGTTCGGTGGCAAGCAGGAGATGCTCACCGAGGACATCGTGGTCCTCGCCGCCCTGAAGCTGCGCCGGCCGGTGAAACTCGAATTCACCCGGGCCGAGCAGTTCTACGGTGCCACCACCCGCCACCCCTTCAAGATCACCATCAAGATCGGCGCCAAGGCCGACGGCACCCTCACCGCACTGCGCATCCGCGTGCTCTCCAACACCGGCGCCTACGGCAACCACGGCCCGGCGGTGATGTTCCACAGCGTCGGCGAGTCCTTCGCCGTCTACAAGGCGCCGAACAAGGAGGTGGAGGCGTACTCGGTCTACACCAACGGCGTACCGGCCGGTGCCTTCCGCGGCTACGGCCTCGGCCAGGTCCTCTTCGCCCTCGAATCGGTGATGGACGAGCTCGCCATCCGGCTCGGCATGGACCCGCTCGTCCTGCGCGAGAAGAACGTCATCGGCCCCGGCGACCACATGGTGACCCCGATCGGCCACGAGGAGGACCTCTTCATCGCCTCGTACGGGATGAAGCAGTGCATGGACGTGGTCCGCAAGGCCATCGCCGAGGACCGCAGCCACGAGGACGTCCCGGAGGGCTGGCTCACCGGCACGGGAGCGGCCGTCGCCATGATCGCGACCGGCCCGCCCGGCGGCCACTTCGCCGACGCCCGGGTCAGCCTGCTGCGCGACGGTACGTACGACATCGCGGTCGGCACGGCGGAGTTCGGCAACGGCACGACCACCGTCCACAAGCAGATCACCGCGGGCGCGCTGAACACCACGGTCGACCGGATCGCGGTCCGCCAGTCGGACACGGACGTGGTCCGCCACGACACCGGCGCCTTCGGCTCGGCCGGCACGGTGGTGGCGGGCAAGGCGGTGATGCTCGCGGCGGGCTCCCTCGCGGAGCGCCTCCAGACCTTCGCGGCCCGGCACACGGGCGTGGCCCGGCACCTGTGCAAGCTCGAGGCGGAGGCGTTCGACTGCGCGGGCCGGATCGTCACGCTCAAGGAGCTGTACGAGGCCGCGTACGACAAGGGCAAGCTCGACGAGCTCGCGGCGGACGGCCACTGGGGCGGCTCCCCCCGCTCGGTGGCCTTCAACGCCCAGTGGTTCCGCCTCGCGGTGGACCCGGACACGGGCGAGATGAAGATCCTGCGCAGCGTGCACGCGGCGGACGCGGGCAAGGTCATGAACCCGATGCAGTGCCGCGGCCAGGTGGAGGGCGGCGTGGCCCAGGCACTGGGCGCGACGCTGTTCGAGACCGTACGGGTGGACGAGCGCGGCGAGGTGACCACGGCGGCGTTCCGCCGCTACCGGCTCCCGCAGTACGCGGACGTCCCGCGTACGGAGGTCCACTTCATGGAGACCTCGGACGCGATCGGCCCGCTGGGCGCCAAGTCGATGAGCGAGAGCCCCTTCAACCCCGTGGCCCCGGCGTTCGCGAACGCCCTGCGGGACGCGACCGGGGTGCGGTTCACGGAGATGCCGGTGACACGCGACATCGTCTGGCGGAAGGTGAACCAGAGGTTGCAGGACCTGCAAGGGCAGAATGCACGATGA
- a CDS encoding DUF2182 domain-containing protein, which translates to MRLDRNALSPPLRPANLLSARQLALAWSVMGSIALLAWVLVVDQARDMGVEPGTMGMGIPLFLLLWLVMMIAMMFPSVAPVAITWARAIGRQSAGAVRAARTAQFVAGYLLSWTAFGLIAYGLLAATGALVDDHPGAGRWIGAGAFLIAGLYQFSPLKNLCLRHCRSPMGQLVRYAGFRPMARDLRVGAHHGAYCVGCCWGLMIVLVPLGVMNVLAMAAVALVIFVEKLWRLGPVFSAAIGIAFLVLAVLAPFQPWLLPGLEPSQSPMTHMLRPF; encoded by the coding sequence GTGCGGCTCGACCGGAATGCCCTGTCACCACCTCTGCGTCCGGCAAACCTGCTGTCGGCCCGGCAGCTGGCGCTCGCCTGGTCCGTGATGGGATCGATCGCCCTGCTCGCCTGGGTGCTGGTCGTCGACCAGGCCCGTGACATGGGGGTCGAGCCGGGGACCATGGGCATGGGCATCCCGCTGTTCCTGCTGCTGTGGCTGGTCATGATGATCGCCATGATGTTCCCGTCCGTGGCCCCGGTGGCGATCACCTGGGCCCGGGCCATCGGCCGCCAGTCGGCCGGAGCCGTCCGCGCGGCCCGTACCGCCCAGTTCGTGGCCGGCTACCTCCTGTCCTGGACGGCCTTCGGCCTGATCGCCTACGGGCTCCTCGCCGCGACCGGGGCCCTGGTGGACGACCACCCCGGCGCCGGGCGGTGGATCGGGGCAGGAGCCTTCCTCATCGCCGGGCTGTACCAGTTCAGCCCGCTGAAGAACCTCTGCCTGCGGCACTGCCGCAGCCCCATGGGCCAGCTCGTGCGCTACGCCGGCTTCCGGCCCATGGCCCGCGACCTGCGGGTCGGGGCCCACCACGGGGCGTACTGCGTCGGATGCTGCTGGGGACTGATGATCGTCCTCGTCCCGCTCGGCGTCATGAACGTCCTGGCCATGGCCGCGGTGGCTCTGGTGATCTTCGTGGAGAAGCTGTGGCGACTGGGCCCCGTCTTCTCGGCCGCCATCGGGATCGCCTTCCTCGTCCTCGCGGTACTGGCCCCCTTCCAGCCCTGGCTGCTGCCGGGCCTGGAGCCGTCGCAGTCGCCGATGACGCACATGCTCCGGCCCTTCTAG
- a CDS encoding PIN domain nuclease, protein MNAAQFLIDTSALARFLRGDAEQYGWDQAAAAGLIATCPITELEFFYSARSAADRARGIEDIRLIFGWVPVDDRAYDRAWQVQEALTKQGKHRGAGAVDLVVAATAELQGLTLLHRDHDFECIAAVTGQPLQWYGPEGDK, encoded by the coding sequence GTGAACGCGGCACAGTTCCTGATCGACACCAGCGCCCTGGCACGGTTCCTGCGGGGGGACGCGGAGCAATACGGCTGGGACCAGGCGGCAGCCGCCGGACTCATCGCCACGTGCCCGATCACGGAGCTGGAATTCTTCTACAGCGCCCGGTCTGCCGCTGACCGGGCACGCGGGATCGAGGACATCCGGTTGATCTTCGGCTGGGTGCCGGTCGATGACCGTGCCTACGACCGTGCCTGGCAGGTTCAGGAGGCGCTCACCAAACAGGGAAAGCACCGCGGTGCGGGCGCAGTGGATCTCGTGGTCGCCGCAACAGCGGAGCTCCAAGGCCTCACCCTCCTCCACCGCGACCACGACTTCGAATGCATCGCCGCCGTCACCGGGCAGCCCCTCCAGTGGTACGGCCCAGAGGGCGACAAGTAG
- a CDS encoding DUF1059 domain-containing protein, which translates to MRKVMDCREYPSDIGCTLTITGEEDEVMGAAVQHAVAVHGEEDTTEFRDALRGMLKPEVPQHA; encoded by the coding sequence ATGCGCAAGGTCATGGATTGCAGGGAGTACCCCAGTGACATCGGGTGCACCCTGACCATCACGGGTGAGGAAGACGAAGTCATGGGGGCGGCCGTCCAGCACGCCGTCGCCGTGCACGGCGAAGAGGACACCACGGAGTTCCGCGACGCGCTGCGCGGCATGCTGAAGCCCGAGGTGCCCCAGCACGCCTGA
- a CDS encoding DUF1326 domain-containing protein, producing MSETTATVPRWHAAGDWFDTCKCNVPCPCSFAELPTYGDCDGILAWHIREGRYGDVSLDGLNVLMLGSFVGNIWAEHSDTYAAVFVDERADEAQREALQMIFGGQAGSWPAEMVSMMGAEMRGMEFAPIEVEVADDLSSWRAVVPGRVEASAQALTGPNTPEGARVQSTNLPGAETGPGQVATWGRSTADSADAYGFQWSRDGQSSKHITFDWTGPD from the coding sequence ATGTCCGAGACGACGGCGACCGTTCCGAGGTGGCACGCGGCGGGCGACTGGTTCGACACCTGCAAGTGCAATGTGCCGTGCCCCTGCTCGTTCGCGGAGCTGCCCACCTACGGCGATTGCGACGGCATCCTCGCGTGGCACATCCGCGAGGGACGGTACGGGGACGTGTCGCTGGACGGCCTCAACGTGCTGATGCTGGGCTCCTTCGTCGGCAACATATGGGCTGAGCACTCCGACACGTACGCAGCGGTCTTCGTCGACGAGCGCGCCGACGAGGCGCAGCGCGAGGCACTCCAGATGATCTTCGGAGGTCAGGCGGGCAGCTGGCCGGCGGAGATGGTGAGCATGATGGGCGCGGAAATGCGCGGCATGGAGTTCGCCCCCATCGAGGTGGAGGTCGCCGACGACCTCTCGAGCTGGCGGGCCGTGGTTCCCGGCCGGGTGGAGGCGAGCGCGCAGGCACTCACCGGACCCAACACTCCGGAGGGCGCCCGCGTGCAGTCGACCAACCTGCCGGGCGCCGAGACCGGACCGGGCCAGGTCGCGACCTGGGGCCGCTCGACAGCGGACAGCGCCGATGCCTATGGCTTCCAATGGAGCAGGGACGGCCAGTCGAGCAAACACATCACCTTCGACTGGACCGGGCCCGACTAG